From the Martelella mediterranea DSM 17316 genome, one window contains:
- a CDS encoding ABC transporter substrate-binding protein: MIKGQRAARRRVLKGMATSLVLAAMPLGLAQAQDGLGSPGDPVEIKIMANEAFANTWQTILVPEFNKKFPNVEVRIDGVPYTELLAKMMLDATSPDPEYDILLADDPWVPQLASIGALMDLKGDEIAAITDADYDWADFNAAPLAAGEWQGVQYAVPVRSNMLLMFYNRSLYDKAGVPEPTPELTWEQFFENAPKLVQDTDGDGKVDAWAIDTYFVRDPLTPTIWQSILNANGGSLLDDDGNPAFANDIGVASLETHKRLLDYAPPGGLSHGFSESLQAFRQGAVANMITWGSVYKSTAVDPQSTTLTTDEIGIQVLPVGDVRAGTHRGIWIAGISSKTEHPEAAWAFLQWLTSKEGESVNAALVGSFPARKSTLSGEPSEPWLAPVYATLQNAYEVAEEGKMWRIRSPKSDAAQQVLADEVARALAGQASPQEALDTASKKISRVLN, encoded by the coding sequence ATGATAAAAGGACAGCGCGCCGCGAGGAGGCGCGTGCTCAAGGGGATGGCCACGTCTTTGGTGCTGGCGGCAATGCCACTGGGGCTGGCCCAGGCGCAGGATGGCCTCGGTTCGCCGGGCGACCCGGTCGAAATCAAGATCATGGCCAATGAGGCATTCGCCAATACCTGGCAGACCATTCTGGTTCCGGAATTCAACAAGAAGTTTCCGAATGTCGAGGTCCGCATCGATGGCGTTCCCTATACGGAACTGCTCGCCAAGATGATGCTCGATGCCACCAGCCCCGATCCGGAATATGATATCCTGCTGGCAGACGACCCGTGGGTGCCGCAGCTCGCCTCGATCGGCGCACTGATGGATCTCAAGGGAGACGAGATCGCCGCGATCACCGACGCGGATTACGACTGGGCCGATTTCAACGCCGCGCCGCTTGCCGCCGGCGAATGGCAGGGCGTCCAATATGCCGTTCCGGTCCGCTCCAACATGCTGTTGATGTTCTACAATCGCTCGCTCTACGACAAGGCGGGCGTGCCCGAGCCGACGCCGGAACTCACCTGGGAGCAGTTTTTCGAGAATGCGCCGAAGCTGGTTCAGGATACCGATGGCGACGGCAAGGTCGATGCCTGGGCGATCGATACCTATTTCGTGCGCGACCCGCTGACGCCGACCATCTGGCAGTCGATCCTCAACGCCAATGGCGGCAGCCTGCTCGATGATGACGGCAATCCCGCCTTTGCAAACGATATCGGCGTCGCGTCACTCGAAACTCACAAGCGCCTGCTCGACTACGCGCCGCCCGGCGGCCTCAGCCACGGCTTCTCGGAATCGCTCCAGGCCTTCCGTCAGGGCGCGGTCGCAAACATGATCACCTGGGGCAGCGTCTACAAGTCGACCGCAGTCGACCCGCAGTCGACGACGCTCACCACCGATGAGATCGGTATCCAGGTGCTTCCGGTCGGCGATGTCCGCGCCGGCACCCATCGCGGCATCTGGATTGCCGGCATCAGCAGCAAGACGGAACATCCCGAGGCGGCTTGGGCCTTCCTCCAGTGGCTGACCTCGAAGGAGGGCGAAAGCGTCAATGCCGCGCTGGTCGGCTCGTTCCCGGCCCGCAAGTCGACGCTTTCCGGAGAGCCGAGCGAACCCTGGCTGGCGCCGGTCTATGCCACACTGCAGAACGCCTATGAGGTTGCCGAAGAGGGCAAGATGTGGCGCATCCGCAGCCCGAAATCGGATGCCGCCCAGCAGGTGCTTGCCGATGAAGTGGCCCGCGCGCTTGCCGGCCAGGCATCCCCGCAGGAGGCGCTCGATACCGCCTCCAAGAAGATCTCCAGGGTGCTGAACTAG
- the betA gene encoding choline dehydrogenase, which produces MAYRLSEDGKYSVLVLEYGGTDIGPFIQMPAALSYPMNMKRYDWGFSSEPEPNLGNRRLATPRGKVIGGSSSINGMVYVRGHAMDFDHWAETGAAGWGYADVLPYFKRMENWHDSGHGGDPSWRGNAGPLHVTRGPRKNPLFHAFVEAGKQAGFELTEDYNGEKQEGFGPMEQTVWKGRRWSAANAYLKPALKRDNLDLIRCFARKVIIENGRAIGVEIERGGRVETVRARREVILAASSINTPKLLLLSGIGPAAELAEHDIPVVADRPGVGKNLQDHLEVYIQQASTQPITLYKHWNLFGKALAGAQWLFFKNGIGASNQFESAAFLRSAAGVDYPDIQYHFLPMAVRYDGKAAAEGHGFQAHVGPMRSPSRGEITLKSADPAEDPRIVFNYMSHEKDWADFRRCMRLTREIFAQPAFDPYRGKEIQPGADVQSDDEIDGFIREHAESAYHPCGTAKMGSASDPMAVVDPECRVIGVEALRVADSSIFPRITNGNLNAPSIMVGEKASDHILGRHPLAPENAEPWMNPRRQTSDR; this is translated from the coding sequence ATGGCCTATCGTCTGTCGGAGGACGGGAAATATTCGGTGCTGGTGCTGGAATATGGCGGCACGGATATCGGGCCGTTCATCCAGATGCCGGCGGCGCTTTCCTATCCGATGAACATGAAGCGCTATGACTGGGGTTTTAGCTCCGAGCCGGAGCCCAACCTCGGCAACCGGCGGCTCGCCACCCCGCGCGGCAAGGTGATCGGCGGATCGTCCTCGATCAACGGCATGGTCTATGTGCGCGGCCACGCGATGGACTTCGACCACTGGGCGGAAACCGGCGCTGCCGGCTGGGGTTATGCGGATGTCCTGCCCTATTTCAAGCGCATGGAAAACTGGCATGACAGCGGCCATGGCGGCGATCCGTCCTGGCGCGGCAATGCCGGCCCGCTGCATGTCACCCGCGGCCCGCGCAAGAACCCGCTGTTTCACGCCTTTGTCGAGGCCGGAAAACAGGCCGGTTTCGAACTGACCGAGGACTATAACGGCGAGAAGCAGGAAGGCTTCGGACCGATGGAGCAGACGGTCTGGAAAGGGCGGCGCTGGTCGGCGGCGAACGCCTATCTGAAGCCGGCGCTGAAGCGTGACAACCTCGACCTGATCCGCTGCTTCGCCCGCAAGGTGATCATCGAGAACGGCCGCGCCATCGGCGTCGAGATCGAGCGCGGCGGCAGGGTTGAAACGGTCAGGGCGCGCCGCGAGGTCATCCTCGCCGCCTCCTCGATCAACACGCCGAAACTGCTGCTTCTTTCCGGCATCGGCCCGGCGGCGGAACTCGCCGAGCATGATATTCCGGTGGTCGCCGACCGTCCCGGCGTCGGCAAGAACCTGCAGGACCATCTGGAGGTCTATATCCAGCAGGCCAGCACCCAGCCGATCACGCTCTACAAGCACTGGAACCTGTTCGGCAAGGCGCTGGCGGGCGCGCAATGGCTGTTCTTCAAGAACGGCATCGGCGCCTCGAACCAGTTCGAAAGCGCCGCCTTCCTGCGCTCGGCGGCCGGCGTCGATTATCCGGATATCCAGTATCATTTCCTGCCGATGGCGGTGCGCTATGACGGCAAGGCGGCGGCGGAAGGCCACGGCTTCCAGGCCCATGTCGGGCCGATGCGCTCGCCGTCCCGCGGTGAAATCACGCTGAAGAGCGCTGATCCGGCGGAAGACCCGAGGATCGTGTTCAACTATATGAGCCATGAGAAAGACTGGGCCGATTTCCGCCGCTGCATGCGGCTGACCCGCGAAATCTTCGCGCAACCCGCCTTCGATCCCTATCGCGGCAAGGAAATCCAGCCCGGTGCCGACGTCCAGAGCGACGACGAGATCGACGGTTTCATCCGCGAGCATGCCGAAAGCGCCTACCATCCCTGCGGCACGGCGAAGATGGGTTCAGCCAGCGATCCGATGGCGGTGGTCGATCCCGAATGCCGGGTCATCGGCGTTGAAGCCTTGCGCGTTGCCGACAGCTCGATCTTCCCGCGCATCACCAACGGCAATCTCAACGCGCCGTCGATCATGGTCGGCGAAAAGGCCAGCGACCACATCCTCGGCCGCCACCCGCTTGCGCCCGAAAACGCCGAGCCATGGATGAACCCGCGCCGGCAAACGTCGGACCGATAG
- the betB gene encoding betaine-aldehyde dehydrogenase, with the protein MRAQPKASHFIDGAYVEDAAGKAFESRYAATGEVIAKLHSATPAIIDQAMASAVRAQQEWASWLPVERARVLRRAADIIRVRNEALSELETLDTGKAIQETLVADASSGADSLEWFSAQAASLSGESVPLGNAFAYTVREPLGVCVGIGAWNYPTQIACWKAAPALACGNAMVFKPSEMTPLCALKLAEIFIEAGAPKGLFNVVQGFGDVGAALATHKDTAKVSLTGSVPTGGKVYAAAASGMRHVTMELGGKSPLVVFEDADLEDAIGGAMLGNFYSTGQICSNGTRVFVQKSILEKFLTRLAERTKAIRLGDPLDPDTHLGPLISEGQREKVMGYIEKGKAEGARLVIGGGVPGGEAFANGSYIEPTVFADVTDDMTIAREEIFGPVMSVLAFDTEDEVIERANGTEFGLAAGLFTKDISRAHRVAGRLAAGICWINTYNLTPVEIPFGGVKHSGFGRENGRAAMEFYSQVKTVHVALGGVDSPY; encoded by the coding sequence CCACAGCGCAACGCCGGCGATCATCGATCAGGCGATGGCCTCGGCCGTCCGCGCCCAGCAGGAATGGGCGTCATGGCTGCCGGTCGAACGTGCCCGGGTGCTGCGCCGCGCCGCCGATATCATCCGTGTGCGCAATGAAGCGCTGTCGGAACTCGAAACCCTCGACACCGGCAAGGCGATACAGGAAACGCTGGTGGCCGACGCCAGTTCGGGGGCGGACAGCCTCGAATGGTTTTCCGCGCAAGCCGCCTCGCTGTCCGGCGAGAGCGTGCCGCTGGGCAATGCCTTCGCCTATACGGTGCGCGAACCGCTTGGCGTGTGCGTCGGCATCGGGGCGTGGAACTATCCGACCCAGATCGCCTGCTGGAAGGCGGCGCCCGCGCTTGCCTGCGGCAATGCGATGGTGTTCAAGCCCTCCGAAATGACGCCGCTTTGCGCCCTCAAGCTCGCCGAGATCTTCATCGAGGCCGGCGCGCCGAAGGGGCTGTTCAACGTGGTTCAGGGCTTCGGCGATGTCGGGGCGGCGCTTGCCACGCACAAGGATACTGCCAAGGTCTCGCTGACCGGCTCGGTGCCGACCGGCGGCAAGGTCTACGCCGCGGCCGCCTCCGGCATGCGCCATGTGACGATGGAGCTTGGCGGCAAGTCGCCGCTGGTGGTGTTCGAGGATGCCGATCTCGAAGACGCGATCGGCGGCGCGATGCTCGGCAATTTCTATTCCACCGGCCAGATCTGCTCCAACGGCACCCGCGTGTTCGTGCAGAAATCGATTCTGGAAAAATTCCTGACCCGGCTTGCCGAGCGCACCAAGGCGATCCGCCTCGGCGATCCGCTCGATCCCGACACCCATCTCGGCCCGCTGATCTCCGAAGGCCAACGCGAAAAGGTGATGGGGTATATCGAAAAGGGCAAGGCGGAAGGCGCGCGGCTTGTCATCGGCGGCGGCGTGCCGGGCGGTGAGGCCTTTGCAAACGGCAGCTATATCGAACCGACCGTGTTCGCCGACGTGACCGATGACATGACCATCGCGCGCGAAGAAATCTTCGGCCCGGTGATGAGCGTGCTCGCCTTCGACACCGAGGACGAGGTGATCGAACGCGCCAACGGCACGGAATTCGGCCTGGCCGCCGGTCTGTTCACGAAGGATATCTCCCGCGCGCACCGGGTTGCGGGCAGGCTCGCGGCCGGCATCTGCTGGATCAACACCTATAACCTGACCCCCGTCGAAATCCCCTTCGGCGGCGTGAAGCATTCGGGCTTTGGCCGCGAGAACGGACGGGCGGCGATGGAGTTCTATTCGCAGGTGAAGACGGTGCATGTGGCGTTGGGCGGGGTGGATAGCCCGTATTGA